From Salvelinus fontinalis isolate EN_2023a chromosome 30, ASM2944872v1, whole genome shotgun sequence, one genomic window encodes:
- the LOC129829058 gene encoding transmembrane protein 94-like isoform X2, translating into MELQDKKQEGVGTLGLSTDQALGTLRDQLTTLLDQHQTTGRGKQPTAQEQWVKSFLHHGNRHSCLHWPGAALTLLVVVGLLCCYGDQPHGSSGIELVNAAALLLLFTLSFMLIGRQQRLRRTEMVHRLNSIINQLNDYLSGWADFGNGVRWSPSLYPDLYTPSSPSWSLHWAYRDSKLVNLPVSLLVEGDVIALRPGKEAFASLRGIKDDEHIVLEPGDLFPPLSPPPSPRGDQKRGPQSPQQHRLFRVVRTPILDSVRNSLDLALSRPITALDNERFTVQSIMAKFACPIVLVAFLVVNTVRYFCDAPGLTPGRFNFIQLQLMGVLPILPLLFPVMWVLVNAYGEASVLAESSRASPTGLLAKFSEDTLSSYTEAVSSQEMLRCVWRHLVGVLKGESQTLCYTSSLLHTLGSVTVLCCVDKQGVLSWPNPSPETVLFFSGRVEPPHNDSQQDLRDDLSVNSFCRMETDDDRDETQEGEALLCMPVIDGMGDGHEPSETSHDTGRSEDTVQPRRETRTKHPSGSNVSFSHNTEGGDQGPEQDMVGCCDNDAEDYVCDYHLEMLSLSQDQQNPVSIQFDEQGWQCHLPSLKPLGLNILLNLCNASVTQQLCRFSDHLSNLALQESHGAVLPVHVPWGLCELSRLIGFTPGARELFKQENHLALYQLPCGEKAKESVPRRLHNFTKRQPPISHLISLFIRDSSSNNVQMLSHGSADLILEACTDVWDGSDIYPLSGSDRKKVLDFYQRACLSGYCSAFAYKPMQVSLSNQLNGKCVELAPGPNIFSGVELPSTTPIKHDSRRNSWSSDEGIGEGVEKDDCVQALSGQIFMGMVSSQFQARLDTVRLIDALVTACIRFVYFSMEDELRSKVFAEKMGLETGWNCHISLTPNRDSPCDGAPNSPGQDSLHDDLHQDSRDEAEGPLLPEEETADVPSFLEDCNRAKLPRGIHQVRPHLKNIDNVPLLVPLFTDCTPETMCEMIKIMQENREVTCCLGSSANFRNSCLFLQSDLSIALDPLYPSRCSWETFGYATGAGLNGEVEGLSPLSLSGQLNTLACSVTFHQGESVSMVKLIEQARHTTYGIRKSFLFLLQCQLTLVLIQFLACLAQLPPPMNITDILWLSCFSCPLLSVSFLGKPPESSVMNVATGKNQDAIPRKTQNYFLGCFLLRFGLTVCAYLLGFGFTLHEVCLRANNLTLAENTTISCTDILRVSSAQDAPHWFRELSNGLLLTQKVMAGFLALHTVVISLSYVHRSQPLWKKNPFSNTWWCLTVPVVLLGQLVQATVDYQLWQDRSAHLTFDLKDIPMLAWLLVSLSSLVVVLLNEAVKLHEIRVRVRYQKRQKLQFETKLGMNSPF; encoded by the exons GAGGGGGTGGGGACCCTTGGTTTGTCCACTGATCAGGCTCTGGGGACACTGAGAGACCAGCTCACCACTCTGCTTGACCAGCACCAGACCACAGGCCGTGGAAAACAACCAACTGCACAg GAGCAGTGGGTGAAGAGCTTCCTTCACCATGGCAACCGACACTCCTGTCTCCATTGGCCAGGAGCTGCCCTTacactgctggtggtggtgggacTTCTCTGTTGTTACGGCGACCAGCCGCACGGCAG ttctgGGATCGAGTTGGTGAACGCTGCAGCCCTCCTCCTGCTCTTCACGCTGAGCTTCATGCTGATTGGTCGACAGCAGAGGCTGAGGAGGACTGAGATGGTGCACCGGCTCAACAGCATCATCAATCAGCTCAACG actacCTGTCGGGCTGGGCAGATTTTGGTAATGGGGTGAGgtggtctccctccctctaccctgacctgtacaccccctcctccccctcctggtcGCTCCACTGGGCTTACCGCGACTCCAAGCTGGTCAACCTGCCTGTGTCCCTACTGGTGGAGGGAGACGTCATAGCACTACGGCCAGGAAAGGAGGCCTTCGCTTCCCTCAGAGGCATCAAG GATGATGAGCATATAGTTCTGGAGCCTGGTGACCttttcccacctctctcccctcctccctccccccgggGGGACCAGAAGAGGGGTCCCCAGAGCCCCCAGCAGCACCGCCTCTTCAGGGTGGTCCGCACCCCCATCCTCGACAGTGTCAG GAACAGTCTTGACCTGGCTCTGTCTCGACCAATCACAGCCCTGGATAATGAGAGGTTCACCGTGCAGTCGATTATGGCCAAGTTCGCCTGCCCTATAGTACTG GTGGCGTTCTTGGTCGTGAATACAGTGCGTTATTTCTGTGATGCCCCCGGCCTCACTCCTGGACGCTTCAACTTCATCCAGCTGCAG CTGATGGGAGTGCTGCCCATCCTTCCCCTGCTGTTTCCTGTCATGTGGGTGCTGGTCAATGCCTATGGAGAGGCTAGTGTCCTGGCTGAGTCCAGCAGAGCTTCTCCTACTGGCCTG CTTGCTAAATTCTCTGAGGACACTCTAAGCAGCTACACTGAAGCGGTGTCCTCCCAG gagaTGCTGCGGTGTGTGTGGAGACACCTGGTGGGCGTGCTGAAGGGAGAATCCCAGACTCTCTGCTACACCTCCAGCCTGCTACACACACTCGGCTCTGTCACT gtgttgtgttgtgtggacAAACAGGGTGTATTATCCTGGCCTAACCCCAGTCCAGAGACCGTGCTGTTCTTCAGTGGTCGCGTGGAGCCGCCTCACAACGACAGTCAGCAGGACCTGCGAGACGACCTGTCAGTCAACTCCTTCTGCCGCATGGAGACCGATGATGACCGTGACGAG ACCCAGGAGGGGGAGGCTCTGCTGTGTATGCCAGTGATTGATGGGATGGGGGACGGGCATGAACCCAGTGAGACTTCACATGACACCGGCCGTTCCGAGGACACAGTTCAGCCTCGGCGGGAGACACGCACCAAACACCCCTCAGGATCTAATGTCAGCTTCAGCCACAACACCGAGGGAGGGGACCAGGGCCCTGAACAG GACATGGTGGGTTGCTGTGACAACGACGCGGAGGACTACGTGTGTGACTACCACCTGGAGATGCTGAGTCTGTCTCAGGACCAGCAGAACCCGGTGAGTATCCAGTTTGACGAGCAGGGCTGGCAGTGCCACCTGCCCAGCCTCAAGCCCCTGGGCCTCAACATCCTGCTCAACCTGTGCAACGCCAGCGTCACCCAGCAGCTCTGCCGCTTCTCCGACCACCTCAGTAACCTGGCGCTGCAGGAGAGCCACGGGGCTGTGCTGCCCGTCCACGTGCCCTGGGGACTGTGTGAGCTCTCCAGGCTTATAG GGTTCACCCCCGGGGCGAGGGAGCTGTTCAAACAGGAGAACCACCTAGCTCTGTACCAGCTGCCCTGTGGGGAGAAGGCCAAGGAGTCTGTCCCTCGACGCCTACACAACTTCACCAAGAGACAACCTCCCATCAGCCACCTCATCTCCCTCTTCATCAGAGACTCCTCTTCCA ATAACGTCCAGATGTTGTCTCACGGCTCGGCTGACCTCATCCTGGAGGCCTGCACTGACGTCTGGGACGGATCCGACATCTATCCCCTCTCTGGCTCCGACAG GAAGAAAGTTCTGGACTTCTACCAGCGGGCCTGTCTGTCGGGATACTGCTCTGCCTTTGCCTACAAGCCCATGCAGGTGTCCCTGTCCAACCAGCTCAATGGGAAATGTGTTGAGCTAGCCCCCGGACCCAACATCTTCTCTGGGGTAGAACTGCCCTCCACCACCCCTATCAAACACGACTCCCGCAGGAACTCCTGGAGCTCTGATG AGGGTATAGGAGAAGGTGTGGAGAAGGATGACTGTGTTCAGGCTCTGAGTGGTCAGATCTTCATGGGAATGGTGTCATCCCAGTTCCAGGCTCGTCTGGACACGGTCAGGCTCATAGACGCTCTGGTCACCGCCTGCATACGCTTCGTCTACTTCTCTATGGAGGACGAACTACGCAGCAAG GTGTTTGCAGAGAAGATGGGCCTGGAGACAGGGTGGAACTGTCACATCTCTCTGACCCCAAACAGGGACAGTCCCTGTGACGGTGCCCCCAACAGCCCAGGCCAGGACTCCCTACATGATGACCTGCACCAAGACTCCCGAGATGAGGCAGAGGGGCCGTTGTTACCAGAGGAGGAGACTGCTGATGTTCCCAGCTTCCTGGAGGACTGCAACAGA gcgaAGCTACCTCGTGGTATCCACCAGGTTCGTCCTCACCTGAAGAACATTGACAACGTGCCTCTGTTGGTGCCTCTCTTCACCGACTGTACCCCAGAGA CCATGTGTGAGATGATAAAGATCATGCAGGAGAACAGAGAGGTGACGTGCTGCCTGGGGAGCTCTGCCAACTTCCGCAATAGCTGCCTCTTCCTACAGAGCGACCTCAG CATCGCCCTGGACCCCCTGTACCCGTCGCGGTGTTCGTGGGAGACGTTTGGCTACGCTACAGGAGCAGGGCTGAAcggggaggtggagggtctgtctcctctcagtCTGTCTGGTCAACTCAACACCCTGGCCTGTTCTGTCACCTTCCACCAGGGGGAGTCTGTCAGCATGGTCAAACTCATAGAACAG GCGCGTCACACCACGTACGGCATCCGCAAGAGCTTCCTGTTCCTGTTGCAGTGTCAGCTGACCCTGGTCCTCATCCAG TTTCTGGCCTGCCTAGCCCAGCTCCCCCCTCCCATGAACATCACTGATATCCTCTGGCTGTCCTGCTTCAGCTGTCCACTGCTCAG TGTGTCATTCTTAGGAAAGCCACCAGAAAGTTCTGTGATGAACGTGGCCACGGGGAAGAACCAAGATGCCATCCCCAGAAAG ACGCAGAACTACTTCCTGGGTTGTTTCCTTTTGAGGTTTGGCCTGACCGTGTGTGCCTACCTGCTGGGTTTCGGCTTCACGCTGCACGAGGTCTGCCTGAGGGCCAACAACCTGACCCTGGCAGAGAACACCACCATCAGCTGTACTGATATCCTCAGGGTCAGTTCGGCTCAGGACGCTCCCCATTGGTTCAGGGAGCTGTCCAACGGCCTGCTGCTCACTCAGAAAGTCATGGCTGGGTTCCTGGCCCTGCACACAG TGGTCATCTCTCTGAGCTATGTCCATCGTTCCCAGCCGCTGTGGAAGAAGAACCCCTTCAGTAACACCTGGTGGTGCCTCACTGTCCCCGTTGT TCTGCTGGGTCAGTTGGTGCAGGCCACGGTGGACTACCAGCTGTGGCAGGACCGGTCGGCACATTTGACCTTTGACCTGAAGGACATCCCCATGCTGGCCTGGCTGCTggtctccctgtcctccctggtGGTGGTGCTGCTCAATGAGGCTGTCAAACTACACGAGATACG GGTGAGGGTTCGCTACCAGAAGAGACAGAAGCTACAGTTTGAGACCAAACTAGGGATGAACTCTCCCTTCTGA